Proteins from a single region of Pseudomonas sp. 10S4:
- a CDS encoding flagellar basal body P-ring protein FlgI encodes MVAALLLSAAFNAQAERLKDIASISGVRTNQLIGYGLVVGLNGTGDQTTQTPFTLQTFNNMLSQFGIKVPAGSGNVQLKNVAAVSISADLPAFAKPGQLVDITVSSIGNSKSLRGGTLLLTPLKGIDGNVYAIAQGNLVVGGFDAEGRDGSKITVNVPSAGRIPGGASVERSVPSGFNQGNSLTLNLNRSDFTTAKRVVDKINDMLGPGVAQAIDGGSIRVSAPLDPSQRVDYLSILENLEVDPGQAVAKVIINSRTGTIVIGQNVKVSPAAVTHGSLTVTITEDPIVSQPGPLSNGQTAVVPRSRINAQQEAKPMFKFGPGTTLDEIVRAVNQVGAAPGDLMAILEALKQAGALQADLIVI; translated from the coding sequence ATGGTGGCCGCCCTGTTGCTGTCCGCAGCCTTCAACGCTCAAGCCGAGCGGCTGAAAGACATCGCCAGCATTTCCGGCGTGCGGACCAACCAATTGATCGGTTACGGCCTGGTGGTCGGGCTTAACGGCACCGGTGACCAGACGACGCAGACCCCGTTCACCCTGCAGACCTTCAACAACATGCTCTCGCAGTTCGGCATCAAGGTGCCGGCGGGTTCGGGCAACGTGCAGTTGAAGAACGTCGCGGCGGTGTCGATCAGTGCCGATTTGCCGGCGTTCGCCAAGCCGGGTCAGTTGGTGGATATCACGGTTTCGTCCATCGGTAACTCCAAGAGCCTGCGCGGCGGCACCTTGCTGCTGACGCCACTCAAAGGTATCGACGGCAACGTCTACGCCATCGCCCAGGGCAACCTGGTGGTCGGTGGTTTCGATGCTGAAGGTCGTGACGGTTCCAAGATCACCGTTAACGTTCCGTCGGCCGGTCGTATCCCGGGTGGTGCGTCGGTTGAACGTTCGGTGCCGAGCGGCTTCAACCAGGGCAACAGCCTGACCCTGAACCTCAACCGTTCGGACTTCACCACCGCCAAGCGCGTGGTCGACAAGATCAACGACATGCTCGGCCCTGGCGTTGCCCAGGCTATCGACGGCGGTTCGATTCGCGTCTCGGCACCTTTGGACCCGAGCCAGCGTGTCGACTACTTGTCGATCCTTGAAAACCTTGAAGTCGATCCGGGTCAAGCGGTGGCGAAAGTCATCATCAACTCCCGTACCGGCACCATCGTGATCGGCCAAAACGTCAAGGTTTCCCCGGCCGCCGTAACCCACGGCAGCCTGACCGTGACCATCACCGAAGACCCGATCGTCAGCCAGCCCGGCCCTTTGTCCAACGGGCAGACGGCGGTCGTGCCGCGCTCGCGGATCAACGCCCAGCAAGAGGCCAAGCCGATGTTTAAATTCGGCCCGGGCACCACCCTCGACGAAATCGTGCGTGCGGTGAACCAGGTCGGCGCGGCGCCGGGAGACTTGATGGCCATCCTCGAAGCACTGAAACAGGCCGGCGCGTTGCAAGCCGACCTGATCGTGATCTGA
- the flgJ gene encoding flagellar assembly peptidoglycan hydrolase FlgJ — translation MVDMRNGNTVGTSDSGSYSDLNRLNQLKVGDKNSDANMRKVAQEFESLFLGEMLKSMRSATETLGKDNPLNTPAAKQYQEMYDQQLAVSMSRQGGGIGLADVLMRQMSKNKPLAPGEAAAASAAKQEAAKAAVPTPIAAGTTATNGPLSRLNGQRPLWASRSGRVPAHAADHTNDVAMLNQRRLALPPKLADRLLAGLVPSVTNTAATAATAQNKIQVPQNGKTGAGPLYNGDWLASQTDTSSNGQMQIYGRAMAQIPLAPAKKAFSSADEFVNTMLPMAKEAAARIGVDPRYLVAQAALETGWGKSVMRAQDGSSSHNLFGIKTGSSWTGDSARAITSEFKDGAMVKETAEFRSYASYKDSFHDLVTLLQTNNRYQDVVKSADNPEQFVRELQKAGYATDPNYANKISQIAKQMTSYQNYAAAGVSTTPL, via the coding sequence ATGGTGGATATGCGCAATGGCAATACCGTCGGCACCAGTGATTCGGGTTCTTACTCGGACCTCAATCGTCTGAACCAGCTCAAGGTCGGTGACAAGAACAGCGACGCCAACATGCGCAAGGTGGCGCAGGAGTTCGAGTCGCTGTTCCTCGGTGAAATGCTCAAGTCCATGCGCTCGGCCACCGAAACGCTAGGCAAGGACAATCCGCTCAACACGCCAGCCGCCAAGCAGTACCAGGAAATGTACGACCAGCAGTTGGCCGTTTCCATGTCTCGCCAGGGCGGTGGTATCGGTCTGGCCGACGTGTTGATGCGCCAGATGTCGAAGAACAAACCGCTGGCACCGGGTGAGGCTGCGGCTGCATCTGCGGCCAAGCAGGAAGCGGCGAAAGCGGCCGTGCCAACCCCGATAGCCGCTGGCACGACGGCCACCAATGGTCCGTTGTCGCGCCTCAATGGCCAGCGTCCGTTGTGGGCGTCGCGTTCGGGCAGGGTGCCGGCGCACGCCGCCGATCACACGAATGACGTGGCAATGCTCAATCAGCGCCGCCTGGCTCTGCCGCCGAAACTGGCGGACCGCTTGCTCGCCGGGCTGGTGCCGTCGGTCACGAATACCGCAGCCACTGCCGCGACCGCGCAGAACAAAATCCAGGTGCCGCAGAACGGCAAGACCGGTGCCGGCCCGCTGTACAACGGCGATTGGCTTGCCTCGCAGACGGACACGTCGTCAAACGGGCAGATGCAGATTTACGGTCGCGCCATGGCGCAGATTCCTCTGGCGCCGGCGAAGAAAGCTTTCAGTTCCGCCGACGAATTCGTCAACACCATGCTGCCGATGGCCAAAGAAGCCGCCGCTCGCATCGGTGTCGATCCGCGTTACCTGGTGGCCCAGGCCGCCCTGGAAACCGGTTGGGGCAAATCGGTCATGCGCGCCCAGGATGGCAGCAGCAGTCACAACTTGTTTGGCATCAAGACCGGCAGCAGTTGGACCGGCGATTCGGCGCGGGCAATCACCAGCGAGTTCAAGGATGGCGCAATGGTCAAGGAGACGGCTGAGTTCCGTTCCTATGCCTCTTACAAGGACAGCTTCCACGACCTTGTAACTTTGCTGCAAACCAATAATCGCTATCAAGATGTGGTGAAGTCGGCCGATAACCCAGAACAGTTTGTACGCGAGTTGCAAAAGGCCGGTTATGCAACCGACCCGAACTACGCGAACAAGATTTCGCAAATAGCCAAGCAGATGACGAGTTACCAAAACTACGCTGCGGCGGGCGTTTCCACCACGCCTCTATAG
- a CDS encoding flagellar hook-associated protein 3 yields MRISTSQYYDTTAANYQRNFNQAIATSAEASSMTRINTAADDPIGAGRLLKLGQQSAALDQYSTNIDSTKSSLSLQETTLDSINTALQRAKEIALSASSGNATDADRKAYGAELTQLQQQVVGLMNSKDSNGSYLFSGSKTDTAPYSQNSDGTFTYNGDQTSINLAVGDGQSMATNTTGWDAFQQSINTSRTQVSMTAPAVDDGRVTLSNGEVSSSTTYNAKFAAGQPYTVSFVSSTQLKITDSLGNDVTAEASQGGVVSNSNGANQSVSFRGIDMNLNINLQSGDVPDTVIAGHSFQLTAKPDTFNTARSPGNPSTAVITGSTVTDPVAYNNAFPAGGAVLKFTSATNFDLYAAPITSDSRPVSSGTMAGGNATAAGVTFAVGGTPAAGDQFTAQSNNHQTQNVLDTLGQMVSAMNVPIDADPVAKQKFQAAMDSGVNNLTSATDQLGTAITSIGARGSSLDDQSSTNQSLSLANTTTQSSIRDSDPAEVMTRLTLQQTMLQAAQLAFSKITSLGLFNKI; encoded by the coding sequence ATGCGCATTTCTACAAGCCAGTATTACGATACAACCGCTGCCAACTATCAGCGTAACTTCAACCAGGCGATCGCAACCAGCGCTGAAGCCAGCAGCATGACGCGCATCAACACCGCCGCCGATGATCCGATCGGTGCCGGGCGTCTGCTCAAGCTCGGCCAGCAGAGTGCGGCGCTTGATCAGTACAGCACCAACATCGACAGCACCAAGAGCTCGTTGAGCCTGCAGGAAACCACGCTGGATTCCATCAACACGGCTTTGCAGCGCGCCAAGGAAATCGCCTTGAGCGCCTCGAGTGGCAATGCCACCGACGCAGACCGTAAAGCTTATGGGGCGGAATTGACTCAGCTCCAGCAGCAGGTCGTTGGACTTATGAATTCCAAGGATTCGAACGGGAGCTATTTGTTTTCCGGTTCGAAAACCGACACTGCGCCCTACTCGCAGAACTCCGATGGTACCTTCACCTACAACGGTGATCAGACCAGCATCAACCTGGCCGTTGGCGATGGTCAGTCGATGGCTACCAACACCACGGGTTGGGATGCCTTTCAGCAGAGCATCAATACCAGCCGCACCCAGGTCAGCATGACGGCTCCGGCAGTGGATGACGGTCGGGTCACCCTGTCAAATGGCGAAGTCTCAAGCAGTACGACTTACAACGCCAAATTTGCCGCAGGCCAACCGTATACCGTGAGTTTCGTTAGCAGCACTCAGCTGAAAATTACCGATTCTTTGGGTAACGACGTGACAGCTGAAGCGAGTCAGGGCGGGGTTGTCAGCAACAGCAACGGTGCAAACCAGTCGGTCAGCTTCCGTGGCATCGACATGAATCTGAACATCAACCTCCAGTCTGGTGATGTCCCGGATACGGTGATTGCCGGTCATAGCTTCCAGTTGACGGCCAAACCGGACACCTTCAACACCGCGCGCAGTCCAGGCAACCCTTCGACAGCGGTGATCACCGGATCGACCGTCACCGATCCGGTGGCCTATAACAATGCATTTCCGGCCGGCGGGGCCGTTCTCAAGTTCACCAGCGCCACCAACTTTGATCTATACGCCGCCCCGATCACTTCGGACAGCAGGCCGGTGTCTTCAGGCACCATGGCTGGCGGCAACGCGACCGCCGCTGGCGTTACATTTGCGGTGGGCGGGACACCGGCAGCCGGCGACCAGTTCACGGCGCAGTCCAACAACCACCAGACCCAGAATGTCCTCGACACGCTGGGCCAGATGGTTAGTGCCATGAACGTGCCGATCGATGCCGATCCGGTGGCCAAACAGAAGTTTCAGGCTGCGATGGATTCCGGGGTCAACAACCTGACCAGTGCCACCGATCAATTGGGCACGGCAATAACCTCAATCGGTGCGCGGGGCAGTTCGCTTGATGATCAGTCCTCCACCAACCAGAGCCTGAGCCTGGCGAACACCACGACCCAGTCGTCGATTCGCGACTCCGATCCTGCCGAGGTAATGACCCGCCTGACGTTGCAGCAAACCATGTTGCAAGCTGCACAACTGGCGTTCAGCAAGATCACGTCGCTGGGCCTGTTCAACAAGATCTGA
- a CDS encoding calcium-binding protein codes for MGNDEIRTSLASYTLDANIEALTYTGKASFTGYGNAGNNTITGGAGNDVLIGGEGADHLIGGAGLDTASYADSTEGVTVDLMTGQRSTGVALGDSYSGIELIRGSNYDDHFWANDLPIGFDGGDGFDTVDYSWSNGAVNIDIREGVGKPGSGADAEGDTLTNVEKVIGTYGADTFSSSVGGVTFEGGQGDDVFNVSAEGVTIIELDNGGNDEVRTSLSVVTLDPFVEKLTYTGTGDFIGYGNDTYNTITGGAGNDLLFGGDGADVFIGGDGIDVVSYGDSSVGVTINPFAWDSSGIAMGDQYQGIEIVRGSHFNDTLTGNIGDDYFEGGLGDDVLYGSWGADHLYGGLGPSNGRTTEVDTGSVPQADLLYGGEGDDVIVTAVDDRGSFAYGEGGNDTITVASGTADGGGGEDVLTGTGSNYVLLGGESNDQLFLNAGGFANGGEGDDTYTVNTSNLVTIRDDGQGIFTNDTLILNNVASAADLNLMRVGDDLYLYSRFDKQAVVPDHGVKLQDWYAGANTIESFKAANGDILPVSADAFSMFG; via the coding sequence GTGGGCAACGACGAGATCCGCACCAGCCTGGCTTCCTACACCCTGGACGCCAACATCGAAGCGCTGACTTACACCGGGAAAGCCTCGTTCACCGGTTACGGCAATGCTGGCAATAACACCATCACCGGTGGCGCCGGCAACGATGTGTTGATCGGTGGCGAGGGTGCGGACCATTTGATCGGTGGTGCCGGCCTGGACACTGCGAGCTATGCCGACAGCACTGAAGGTGTAACCGTTGACCTGATGACCGGCCAGCGGAGCACGGGCGTAGCGCTGGGCGATAGCTACTCCGGTATCGAGCTTATCCGTGGCTCGAACTACGATGACCATTTCTGGGCCAATGACCTGCCGATCGGTTTCGACGGCGGGGACGGCTTCGATACCGTGGACTATTCCTGGTCCAATGGTGCGGTGAACATCGACATCCGCGAAGGTGTCGGTAAGCCGGGCAGTGGTGCTGATGCTGAAGGCGACACGTTGACCAATGTGGAAAAAGTCATCGGTACGTATGGCGCCGACACCTTCAGCAGCAGCGTCGGTGGCGTGACTTTCGAAGGCGGCCAGGGCGATGACGTTTTTAACGTCAGTGCCGAGGGTGTGACCATCATCGAGTTGGACAACGGTGGCAACGATGAGGTGCGTACCAGTCTGTCGGTGGTCACCCTGGACCCGTTCGTCGAGAAGCTGACGTACACCGGCACCGGTGATTTCATCGGTTATGGCAATGACACGTACAACACCATTACCGGCGGTGCCGGCAACGACTTGCTGTTCGGCGGCGATGGCGCGGATGTCTTCATTGGTGGTGATGGCATCGATGTTGTGAGTTATGGCGACAGCAGCGTCGGCGTCACCATCAATCCGTTTGCGTGGGACAGTTCCGGGATCGCCATGGGGGACCAATATCAGGGCATTGAAATCGTGCGGGGCAGTCATTTCAACGACACGCTCACAGGCAATATCGGCGACGACTACTTTGAGGGTGGTCTGGGGGATGACGTGCTTTACGGTAGTTGGGGCGCCGATCACCTCTACGGCGGGTTGGGACCATCGAACGGGCGCACCACTGAGGTCGATACCGGCAGTGTTCCTCAAGCTGACCTGTTGTATGGCGGCGAGGGGGACGACGTTATTGTCACCGCCGTCGATGATCGGGGCAGCTTCGCCTATGGCGAAGGTGGCAATGACACCATCACGGTGGCCAGCGGTACGGCCGATGGCGGTGGAGGCGAAGATGTCTTGACGGGCACGGGCAGTAATTACGTGTTACTGGGCGGTGAGAGCAATGATCAGTTGTTCTTGAACGCCGGTGGTTTCGCCAACGGCGGAGAGGGCGACGACACCTATACCGTCAACACCAGCAATCTGGTAACGATCCGTGATGACGGCCAGGGTATTTTCACCAATGACACACTGATACTGAACAACGTCGCTTCCGCCGCCGACTTGAATCTCATGCGGGTTGGCGATGATCTTTATCTCTACAGTCGCTTTGATAAGCAGGCCGTGGTGCCCGACCACGGGGTGAAACTGCAGGATTGGTACGCAGGCGCCAACACCATCGAAAGTTTCAAGGCTGCCAATGGAGACATCCTGCCGGTTAGCGCGGATGCGTTCAGTATGTTTGGCTAA
- the rfbF gene encoding glucose-1-phosphate cytidylyltransferase has product MKAVILAGGLGTRISEESHLKPKPMIEIGGKPILWHIMKQYSAHGIHDFVICLGYKGYAIKDFFANYFLHTSDVTFDMCNNRMDVHQNYSEPWRVTLIDTGEDTMTGGRLRRAARYLEGEQAFCFTYGDGVSDLNIGALVDFHLAHGKLATVTAVQPPGRYGALERDGDSVKGFVEKPRGDGGWINGGFFVLSPKVLPYIADDQTSWESEPLAALASEEQLQAYQHDGFWHPMDTLRDKNHLEALWLSGEAPWKQWD; this is encoded by the coding sequence ATGAAGGCAGTTATTTTGGCGGGTGGCCTGGGCACGCGCATCAGTGAAGAGTCGCACCTCAAGCCCAAGCCGATGATCGAGATCGGCGGCAAGCCAATTCTCTGGCACATCATGAAGCAGTACTCCGCGCACGGAATTCATGATTTCGTGATCTGCCTGGGCTACAAGGGCTATGCGATCAAGGACTTCTTCGCCAACTACTTCCTGCACACCTCCGACGTCACCTTCGACATGTGCAACAACCGCATGGACGTTCACCAGAACTACAGCGAGCCGTGGCGCGTCACGTTGATCGACACCGGCGAAGACACCATGACCGGTGGCCGCTTGCGCCGCGCCGCGCGTTATCTGGAGGGCGAACAGGCTTTCTGCTTCACCTACGGTGATGGCGTTTCAGACCTCAACATCGGCGCGCTGGTGGACTTTCACCTGGCCCACGGCAAGCTCGCTACCGTGACTGCGGTGCAACCACCGGGACGCTACGGCGCCCTGGAGCGCGACGGTGACAGCGTCAAAGGCTTCGTTGAGAAACCGCGCGGTGATGGCGGCTGGATCAATGGCGGCTTCTTCGTGCTGTCGCCCAAAGTGCTGCCCTACATTGCCGACGATCAAACTTCCTGGGAGTCCGAGCCCTTGGCGGCGCTGGCCAGCGAAGAGCAATTGCAGGCCTATCAGCACGACGGCTTCTGGCATCCGATGGACACCCTGCGTGACAAGAATCACCTCGAAGCACTGTGGCTGAGCGGGGAGGCCCCATGGAAACAATGGGACTGA
- the rfbG gene encoding CDP-glucose 4,6-dehydratase has product METMGLSPEFWRGKRVLVTGHTGFKGSWLTLWLQSLGAEVSGFALDPSTEPSLFELARVHEGINDQRGDLRDLGALLEVIADTEPEIVLHLAAQPLVREGYRDPLGTYSSNVMGTLNLLEAIRQVGCVRACVLVTTDKVYANKEWLWPYREDEALGGHDPYSSSKACCELLAQSYAASFFPAAKHDEHGLALATARAGNVLGGGDFAPERLIPDVLKAWSADEPVTLRYPQAVRPWQHALEPLAGYLQLAAGLYEQGPEYAGAWNFGPSEADMCSVGEVVELLASRWPQARGLRIEPSDLHEAGLLRLDSSRARQLLGWKARWSLQQCLTQTLDWHLAWQNGADMRAVTLGQLNLYRGAL; this is encoded by the coding sequence ATGGAAACAATGGGACTGAGTCCGGAATTCTGGCGCGGCAAGCGGGTTCTGGTCACCGGGCACACCGGTTTCAAGGGCAGTTGGCTGACGTTGTGGCTGCAAAGCCTGGGCGCTGAAGTCAGCGGGTTCGCGCTTGATCCGTCCACCGAGCCGAGCCTGTTTGAACTGGCGCGGGTGCACGAAGGCATCAACGATCAGCGCGGCGACCTGCGTGACCTGGGCGCCTTGCTTGAAGTCATCGCCGACACCGAGCCGGAGATCGTCCTCCACCTGGCGGCGCAACCGCTGGTGCGTGAAGGTTATCGCGATCCGCTGGGCACCTACTCCAGCAACGTCATGGGCACCCTGAATCTGCTGGAAGCGATCCGTCAGGTTGGCTGCGTCCGTGCCTGTGTGCTGGTGACCACCGACAAGGTCTACGCCAACAAGGAATGGCTGTGGCCGTACCGCGAAGACGAAGCCTTAGGTGGCCACGACCCTTACAGCAGCAGCAAGGCCTGCTGCGAATTGCTGGCGCAGTCTTACGCCGCCTCATTCTTCCCGGCCGCCAAGCATGACGAACATGGCCTGGCCTTGGCCACGGCCCGCGCCGGCAACGTGCTGGGCGGTGGCGACTTTGCTCCGGAACGTCTGATCCCGGACGTGCTCAAGGCCTGGTCGGCAGACGAACCGGTGACCCTGCGTTACCCGCAAGCCGTGCGACCGTGGCAGCACGCGCTGGAGCCGTTGGCCGGCTATCTGCAACTGGCTGCAGGCCTCTACGAACAAGGCCCGGAATACGCCGGGGCATGGAACTTCGGCCCAAGCGAAGCCGACATGTGCAGCGTCGGTGAAGTGGTCGAACTGCTCGCCAGCCGCTGGCCGCAAGCCCGTGGTTTGCGCATCGAGCCGAGCGATTTGCATGAGGCCGGTCTGTTGCGTCTGGACAGCAGTCGCGCCCGTCAACTGCTCGGCTGGAAAGCGCGCTGGTCGTTGCAGCAATGCCTGACCCAGACCCTCGACTGGCACTTGGCGTGGCAAAACGGCGCCGATATGCGCGCCGTCACCCTCGGTCAATTGAACCTGTACCGAGGCGCGCTGTGA
- a CDS encoding dTDP-4-dehydrorhamnose 3,5-epimerase family protein, translated as MSEFLVAALPLNGLFSVQHKRFEDDRGHFARLFCEGSLSAFGQAFHIRQINHSCTRARGSVRGLHYQNADAPEAKLITCLRGEVWDVAVDLRPDSETFLHWHAEHLRAGDGRSLLIPAGFAHGFQTLTDDAELLYLHSADYAPAHEGGLSVNDPRLAIAWPLPVNNLSARDASHPLLDEHFAGVRL; from the coding sequence GTGAGCGAGTTTTTAGTAGCAGCGTTGCCGCTGAACGGCTTGTTCAGCGTGCAGCACAAACGCTTCGAAGACGATCGCGGGCACTTCGCCCGGCTGTTCTGCGAAGGCAGCCTGAGCGCGTTCGGCCAGGCGTTTCATATTCGCCAGATCAACCATTCCTGCACCCGTGCACGCGGCAGTGTGCGCGGTTTGCATTATCAAAACGCCGATGCGCCGGAAGCCAAGTTGATCACTTGCCTGCGCGGTGAAGTCTGGGATGTAGCGGTGGATTTGCGCCCCGACTCCGAGACGTTCCTGCACTGGCACGCCGAACACCTGCGGGCCGGCGACGGGCGCAGCTTGCTGATCCCGGCCGGGTTCGCCCACGGTTTCCAGACCCTCACCGATGACGCCGAGTTGCTCTACCTGCACAGCGCCGATTACGCGCCTGCGCATGAAGGTGGTTTGTCGGTGAACGATCCACGGCTGGCGATTGCCTGGCCGTTGCCTGTCAATAATCTGTCAGCCCGGGACGCCAGCCATCCCTTGCTCGACGAACACTTCGCTGGAGTGCGTCTATGA